One Myotis daubentonii chromosome 3, mMyoDau2.1, whole genome shotgun sequence genomic window carries:
- the MAGOH gene encoding protein mago nashi homolog, with translation MESDFYLRYYVGHKGKFGHEFLEFEFRPDGKLRYANNSNYKNDVMIRKEAYVHKSVMEELKRIIDDSEITKEDDALWPPPDRVGRQELEIVIGDEHISFTTSKIGSLIDVNQSKDPEGLRVFYYLVQDLKCLVFSLIGLHFKIKPI, from the exons ATGGAGAGTGACTTTTATCTGCGTTACTACGTGGGTCACAAGGGCAAGTTCGGCCACGAATTCCTGGAATTTGAGTTCCGACCGGATG GGAAATTGAGATATGCCAACAACAGCAATTACAAGAATGATGTCATGATCAGAAAAGAG GCGTATGTACATAAGAGTGTGATGGAGGAACTGAAGAGAATAATTGATGACAGTGAAATTACCAAAGAGGATGATGCTTTGTGGCCTCCCCCGGACCGAGTGGGCCGGCAG gAGCTTGAAATCGTCATTGGAGATGAACACATTTCTTTTACAACATCAAAAATTGGTTCCCTCATTGATGTCAATCAGTCCAA GGACCCAGAAGGCTTACGAGTATTTTATTATCTTGTCCAGGACCTGAAGTGTTTGGTCTTCAGTCTTATTGGATTGCACTTCAAGATTAAACCAATCTAG
- the CZIB gene encoding CXXC motif containing zinc binding protein isoform X4: MGKIALQLKATLENVTNLRPVGEDFRWYLKMKCGNCGEISEKWQYIRLMDSVALKGGRGSASMVQKCKLCSRENSIEILSSTIKPYNVEDNEKFKTIVEFECRGLEPVDFQPQAGFAAEGVESRTIFSDINLQEKDWTDYDEKAQESVGIYEVTHQFVKC, translated from the exons ATGGGG AAAATCGCGCTGCAGCTCAAAGCCACGCTGGAGAACGTCACTAACCTCCGGCCTGTGGGGGAGGACTTCCGGTGGTACCTGAAG ATGAAATGTGGCAACTGTGGTGAGATTTCAGAGAAGTGGCAATACATTCGGCTGATG GACAGTGTGGCACTGAAGGGAGGCCGTGGCAGCGCCTCCATGGTCCAGAAGTGCAAGCTGTGCTCGAGGGAAAACTCCATTG AGATTTTGAGCAGCACCATCAAACCTTACAAT GTTGAAGACAATGAGAAGTTCAAGACGATAGTAGAGTTTGAGTGCCGGGGCCTTGAACCAGTTGATTTCCAACCCCAG GCTGGGTTTGCTGCTGAGGGTGTAGAATCGAGGACCATCTTCAGTGACATTAATCTGCAGGAGAAG GACTGGACTGACTATGACGAAAAGGCCCAGGAGTCTGTGGGAATTTACGAGGTCACCCACCAGTTTGTGAAGTGCTGA
- the CZIB gene encoding CXXC motif containing zinc binding protein isoform X1 — MGKIALQLKATLENVTNLRPVGEDFRWYLKDSVALKGGRGSASMVQKCKLCSRENSIEILSSTIKPYNVEDNEKFKTIVEFECRGLEPVDFQPQAGFAAEGVESRTIFSDINLQEKDWTDYDEKAQESVGIYEVTHQFVKC; from the exons ATGGGG AAAATCGCGCTGCAGCTCAAAGCCACGCTGGAGAACGTCACTAACCTCCGGCCTGTGGGGGAGGACTTCCGGTGGTACCTGAAG GACAGTGTGGCACTGAAGGGAGGCCGTGGCAGCGCCTCCATGGTCCAGAAGTGCAAGCTGTGCTCGAGGGAAAACTCCATTG AGATTTTGAGCAGCACCATCAAACCTTACAAT GTTGAAGACAATGAGAAGTTCAAGACGATAGTAGAGTTTGAGTGCCGGGGCCTTGAACCAGTTGATTTCCAACCCCAG GCTGGGTTTGCTGCTGAGGGTGTAGAATCGAGGACCATCTTCAGTGACATTAATCTGCAGGAGAAG GACTGGACTGACTATGACGAAAAGGCCCAGGAGTCTGTGGGAATTTACGAGGTCACCCACCAGTTTGTGAAGTGCTGA
- the CZIB gene encoding CXXC motif containing zinc binding protein isoform X2, with product MGMKCGNCGEISEKWQYIRLMDSVALKGGRGSASMVQKCKLCSRENSIEILSSTIKPYNVEDNEKFKTIVEFECRGLEPVDFQPQAGFAAEGVESRTIFSDINLQEKDWTDYDEKAQESVGIYEVTHQFVKC from the exons ATGGGG ATGAAATGTGGCAACTGTGGTGAGATTTCAGAGAAGTGGCAATACATTCGGCTGATG GACAGTGTGGCACTGAAGGGAGGCCGTGGCAGCGCCTCCATGGTCCAGAAGTGCAAGCTGTGCTCGAGGGAAAACTCCATTG AGATTTTGAGCAGCACCATCAAACCTTACAAT GTTGAAGACAATGAGAAGTTCAAGACGATAGTAGAGTTTGAGTGCCGGGGCCTTGAACCAGTTGATTTCCAACCCCAG GCTGGGTTTGCTGCTGAGGGTGTAGAATCGAGGACCATCTTCAGTGACATTAATCTGCAGGAGAAG GACTGGACTGACTATGACGAAAAGGCCCAGGAGTCTGTGGGAATTTACGAGGTCACCCACCAGTTTGTGAAGTGCTGA
- the CZIB gene encoding CXXC motif containing zinc binding protein isoform X3 codes for MKCGNCGEISEKWQYIRLMDSVALKGGRGSASMVQKCKLCSRENSIEILSSTIKPYNVEDNEKFKTIVEFECRGLEPVDFQPQAGFAAEGVESRTIFSDINLQEKDWTDYDEKAQESVGIYEVTHQFVKC; via the exons ATGAAATGTGGCAACTGTGGTGAGATTTCAGAGAAGTGGCAATACATTCGGCTGATG GACAGTGTGGCACTGAAGGGAGGCCGTGGCAGCGCCTCCATGGTCCAGAAGTGCAAGCTGTGCTCGAGGGAAAACTCCATTG AGATTTTGAGCAGCACCATCAAACCTTACAAT GTTGAAGACAATGAGAAGTTCAAGACGATAGTAGAGTTTGAGTGCCGGGGCCTTGAACCAGTTGATTTCCAACCCCAG GCTGGGTTTGCTGCTGAGGGTGTAGAATCGAGGACCATCTTCAGTGACATTAATCTGCAGGAGAAG GACTGGACTGACTATGACGAAAAGGCCCAGGAGTCTGTGGGAATTTACGAGGTCACCCACCAGTTTGTGAAGTGCTGA